Proteins from a genomic interval of Rosa chinensis cultivar Old Blush chromosome 2, RchiOBHm-V2, whole genome shotgun sequence:
- the LOC112186646 gene encoding glyoxylate/hydroxypyruvate reductase A HPR2 encodes MDSIGVLLPIPMSPYLEQELEKRFNLLKLWTAPHKTQFIKDHATSIRAIVGNASAGADAELIDSLPKLEIVASYSVGIDKVDLKYCKEKGVRVTNTPDVLTEDVADIAIGLSLAVMRRLCESDRYVRSGLWKKGDYKLTTKFTGKTVGIIGMGRIGKAVAKRAEAFSCPIAYFSRSGKPDLKYKYYPTVVELASNCDVLVVVCPLTEETRHIINREVMNALGPKGVLINIGRGPHVDEPELVSALLEGRLGGAGLDVYQNEPEVPEELFGLENVVLLPHVGSGTVETRNAMADLVIGNLEAHFLNKPLLTPVV; translated from the exons ATGGACTCCATTGGGGTTCTCCTACCCATCCCAATGTCCCCTTACTTAGAACAAGAGCTCGAGAAGCGCTTCAACCTCTTGAAGCTCTGGACCGCTCCCCACAAGACCCAGTTCATCAAAGACCACGCCACCTCCATCCGCGCCATCGTCGGCAACGCCTCCGCCGGAGCCGACGCCGAGCTGATCGACTCTCTGCCCAAGCTGGAGATCGTGGCCAGCTACAGCGTTGGGATCGACAAGGTCGATTTGAAGTATTGCAAGGAAAAGGGTGTAAGGGTCACTAACACCCCCGACGTTTTGACCGAAGACGTGGCCGACATTGCTATTGGGTTGTCGCTGGCCGTCATGCGGCGGCTCTGCGAGAGTGACCGCTATGTCAGGAGTGGGCTGTGGAAGAAGGGTGACTACAAGTTGACCACCAAg tTCACTGGAAAAACAGTTGGTATCATCGGTATGGGAAGAATCGGCAAAGCAGTTGCTAAGAGAGCTGAGGCTTTTAGCTGCCCCATTGCCTACTTTTCCAGATCAGGAAAACCAGATTTGAAGTACAAGTATTATCCTACTGTTGTGGAATTGGCCTCCAACTGTGATGTTCTAGTTGTTGTATGCCCACTTACTGAAGAAACCCGCCACATTATCAATCGTGAAGTCATGAATGCTTTGGGGCCAAAGGGTGTTCTCATTAACATTGGGAGGGGTCCTCATGTTGATGAACCTGAGTTGGTATCTGCACTGCTAGAAGGCCGATTAGGTGGAGCTGGCCTCGATGTGTATCAGAATGAACCAGAAGTGCCGGAGGAGCTGTTTGGGCTTGAAAATGTGGTGCTCTTGCCTCATGTAGGAAGTGGCACTGTAGAAACTCGCAATGCAATGGCTGACCTTGTTATTGGGAATCTTGAGGCTCACTTCTTGAACAAACCATTGTTGACACCTGTGGTTTAA